Within Falco cherrug isolate bFalChe1 chromosome 12, bFalChe1.pri, whole genome shotgun sequence, the genomic segment gtaattaagGGCCTGATCAAGTAAATCACTCATCTATGTCTTTAACCTTAAGCACATGAGCAAtctaattaattaaaaaagaacatgttCATGTTTGTAATAAATCCACATTTTGGATCAATAGTCCTGACAATTGCAAATATGAGCCTGTCAACTAAAAGATGTTGCAACAAAATAATCGATTAACCCACACAAATTAAATTCATTATCTTAAAGAATGTATATGTTGTAACTACAGTTACCTCctaatttattattttggtaTTGTCAATTGTTAGCCTTGTGAGTTTAACAATACCTAAACCACCTTATAAAGTTATCTTTGGTCAATATACAGATCGTATCTTATGAGCTGGGATTGCTTACTTCTGTAGTGTATGTATAACCCCCctgtaaaagcagcttttttcctaAGCACACTGCAGAATTAATCATCATTCCTTTTGTGGaaagcttttgagaaaaaatgtaaattacttGACTCAATTTCTTAAGAAATCTTGTCCAGGGTAAGGACAGTTaacattttctctctgtttgGGTAAAGCACTGTGGAGTTCCTGGGAGAATCCCACTGGTAATTCTTCTCCACCTGGGAAAGGACTGTTACGCCCTACTCTTCAACCAGCTTTTAGTCCACCTAAGAACCTGTCATTCAGCTCTGCAGGAATTTGTGCTCTGAATTAGTTTTGGTGTGAGACAGTTTCAAATGCTACactgattttgttttatctGTGTACTTACTGACACCAGTGTTCACCTCTGGCAGGCTGGCAATGCAGGATTTCCTGCAGGCTAAGACAGGCTGagttttatgaagaaataatattttgactGAGGACCAGCTTCCTCAAATAATAAGTACTGTCTTACTAAGGATCTGTGTATGTATTGTGTTTGAAAGATTTAATTTGGAAAGTATATTCTTGTTATAGACCAGTTCTAAAATTAAGCTTGCAGAAGCATAGTGCACTCTTAACAAAAatatcaggggaaaaaaaatcagtttgagtGAATATCTAGCAGAGGAGTTTCTACAGTAAATGGATTGTATTTCAGACAGAAGTGACTGATATACTGGTTTGAAAGCTTGCTGTAAATGAAAGTTGTGTAAATGGGTTAGAACCTGGAAACCGGtaaggcaaagagaaaaagagtcAGACTGTGTACTTGCAGTATTTCTGGAGCATGatagggtttgggtttttttttttttttccccttcttgatTTAACAAGTTGAAAATCTGCTGAATAATTCATGAAGAGTGGAAGGGCTGAATCTTCCTGGAATGATATACAGTGTACGTACTGTGGCACAGGAGAAACTGCAAAGCTTTGTATCAGTTGCTGCCGCTTCTGCTGCTGATTgcaaggtgctgctgcttttggcatTTTCACAGCTACAGAATCTTCAGTCGTGCTCTGGTCTGCTAACAGCCATCTGCTCCCTATGGACCCACCTTTGCTAGCTACAGTCTGTGGGAATCTCTTGCTGCCTACCTGCCTTGGACACGGGATCATCACTGCAAACTACGTTTTCTGGACCTTGCAGCTCATATGACTGAAACCTGCCTTAGAGTCCCTCAGCTGCACATCCTCCCTTGTGCTTGGTGGGGGACTCCTGCAGCAGGATCTTCTGACTTGGACAAGGATGGGATTTACAGGGAGAAGTCAAAACTGAGCCGCATTCAGCGAGATGCCCAACGCCTCTTCCTGGAGTGCTAGCTcgcccctgctgctgctctgggaggaCTCCTCTGGGACCCGCATCTTCCTGTCACTGCTCTATGCGGTCTTGGCTATCTCAGGGACTTTATCCAATGTGATGGTCATCTATTTAGTCTTCTCCTTCAAGAAGCTGCAGACCACCAGCAATGCCTTCATTGTGAACGGCTGTGCGGCAGACCTCAGCGTGTGCGCCCTGTGGATGCCCcaggaggctgtgctggggctgctgccccccaACTCCTCCTCCCTGCGCTCGGTGGAGTACCGGCTGCTCCGCGGGGGGCTCCTCGGCCTCGGCCTCACCGTCTCCCTGGCCTCTCACCTGCTGGTGGCCTTCAACAGGTATGTGCTCATCACCAAGCTGCCCAGCGTGTACCAGGCCCTTTACCAGCGGAGGCACACGGGCTGCATGATCGGGCTGTCCTGGGCCCTGGCCCTGCTACTGGTCCCGCTGCTGCCCGGGCTCTGGGCCCCgggctctgcccagcagccgCCCCCGCAGCAGACGGACGGCAGCTCCCGCTACACCGCCCTGCTCGTCGCCCTGGCCGTGCTGGGCCAGACCGCGCTGCTGCTCCACTGCTACCTCGGCATCGTGCGGAGGGTGCGGGGCAGCGCCAAGCGGGTCAGCGTCCTCAACTTCCACCTCCTGCACCAGCTGCCcttccccgccgccccgccgccgccccgccgcgcccagCGCCGCCTCAGCAGCGTCTCggtcctgctgctctgctgcgtCTTCCTGCTGGGCACCCAGCCGCTGGTCTGGGTCAGCCTCCTGGGCTTCTTCCTGCGGCCGGCGCCGGCGGCGCTGCAGGCcgccagctggctgctgctctgctccctctcgGCCCTCAACCCCCTGCTCTACACGTGGCGCAGCGAGGAGTTCCGCCGGGCCGCCCGCTCCGTCCTGCCCCGCGGCgagggccccgccgccgccccgcgccccgccgccgccgccgccggccccgccgccgccccgccctgcccgcagctgccgcggcggcgggggacgGTGGGCAGCGCCGCGGCCGCGCCGCGCTGAGGGGCCGCGCGGGCATGCGAgggccccggcagcccccgggccgccccccgccccggccccgcgcgggGCGGGAACCGCCGCGGCCCCTCAGGCCGCTCCCGCCGGCGGTCACCTCACGTCGGGGGCCGCTCGCCGCACCCCTTGCTGCTGccggcccgggccgccgccCGTGgcgcccgcctcagcccacgCACCTCTCCGCTCCCTCTTCCACCGCGCGGACAGGCCGCTTGCCCCGGGCCCGGGTCGGGCGCCGgcgggggggtgtccctgcccgcGGCGCCGCCCCCTCAGCACCGTTCCCGCTCACGGCAGCTGCCCGCCTCCGGGTGCCGACCAGGACTCCAGCCAAACGCAATGGATTTGGAATTCGGGATAACTGGTAAATATGGCAACGTACGTAACTGTTGTTACGCTTTACAGATTTCCATATCAGACAGGCACCTAGACAGCTATTTTTGAGACTTACTGCAAGCCTGTTTTTATAAAACCTGTAATTCTTTCAGCGTTTGAAGTAGTTCTGTGAGATGAGCTCCCCGAACGCAGGGTTCACGCGTGAGGAACTGGCAAGTCGCATTACACACCACACAATCCCACCGGGAACCGCTTCCTTTCCCCCAGGTTACCTGGTCTCTGTGCTCCGTGCAAGTCCCTCCTCCTTCGGCTTTCCCTGGCAAACTTCTGGATGATGCTGTCCAGAGAAACTGTTCAAAAAAACCACACGTTGCACCTTTGTGGTGATCTGGTTTgggtattttgttttgaaagctcTTTGCGCAGGGCCTGTTTTGACAAAGGCTTCTGCCTGTGGTAAAGCACTTGATAAAATACAATGCAATGTGGAGACCGGCGTTTTCTATCAAACCTTGTCACCTGTGTAGCTACCAGTTTATCATGTTTCTATTAAATATGTTATTGCTGAAGTGCGATTTCACAGCCTCTGCTAAATATAAAATGACAGATTCTGTGTGGCATTCGGAAAGGGAACAGCTCTTCGCACTGAGGGTGGCGAGGGAAACAAACTGGTGGCGAGTGCTGCAGCCTCATTCCTCCCAGGAGCAGACCTAAAATCCCTgtgtttccttctctgttgCTTGAccacctccttcctcttctccaaCACAGTTGCTGTTGTTCTCATGGTGATGATATTTAGCGCTCT encodes:
- the GPR88 gene encoding probable G-protein coupled receptor 88, which encodes MPNASSWSASSPLLLLWEDSSGTRIFLSLLYAVLAISGTLSNVMVIYLVFSFKKLQTTSNAFIVNGCAADLSVCALWMPQEAVLGLLPPNSSSLRSVEYRLLRGGLLGLGLTVSLASHLLVAFNRYVLITKLPSVYQALYQRRHTGCMIGLSWALALLLVPLLPGLWAPGSAQQPPPQQTDGSSRYTALLVALAVLGQTALLLHCYLGIVRRVRGSAKRVSVLNFHLLHQLPFPAAPPPPRRAQRRLSSVSVLLLCCVFLLGTQPLVWVSLLGFFLRPAPAALQAASWLLLCSLSALNPLLYTWRSEEFRRAARSVLPRGEGPAAAPRPAAAAAGPAAAPPCPQLPRRRGTVGSAAAAPR